The region CAGCCTTACCTCCATCAACACCAGTGAGAACATCTCTGAGATTGGGATTTCTAAGAAGGGACCTTGTTCTGTGTTTGAGACGAACATCCACCACGACGCCACCCAGTTTAATGTTGCTGCACTTGATAATAAAGGGAACTCAGGGGAGAATGCAAAATATATAAACTCAGAGACCCATCACACTTGTGTTGATAATGACGATTTAGTAAGCAGAAGCCAGGAACAAATAGTTAGCACGTGTAATGGTGATAAAATACACAGCTTGGAAAATCTGACGAATGGCTTTGCTGCAGTAGATAGTGACAACCCTCAGGGATTACAAAATCTGGACATTGTGGGACATACAAAAGGAATTAAGTCAATCAGTTCCCACAGTACAGATTTAAGTATAGACTTTTCACCACCAAGTCCTGGAGATGAATTTGCTGACTTTGCTACTTTTTCAAGCAGGAGCCATGTAGACTTAGGTGAGGCACGGATGCAAGAACTGAAATATTCACATGAAGGACAGGCTCAAAGTATTAATGTTAGCAGTGAATCAAGTAGATTTGAACATGGCAGTGTCTCTGCTGCTATGGAAGTCCCAGAAGATCCATTTTCTCAAGAGGAAATTGAAGAACCTGATCCATTTGCCCTTGATGGTGATCCACCCCATGAAAAGGTGTTAACTGCACTAGAGTCTAATATTTCTGATAGTATGCATTCACTGGATACCAAAAATACTTCAAATCTTACACAAAGTAGAAAAGAGGAAGAACAGACTATTAATAAAATGAGCTCGCTTTCTCTTGATGAGTCGCTGGAAACGTCAAAAGATGTTGGAAAGACGGAACTTGACTCAGATATGGAAAGCGGTCATAGCGTGAAGGTTTCTCGTGAAGTGTTTGAtgcttttggagattttgattctgCTCCTCCAGTGACGGACAATGTCACGTTGGATAAAAAACATATTCATGAACCTTTAGAGCTGCCTGTGGAGGTAAATGAAGATGAATTTGGTCTTTTTGAGGATACAAATGTGGCTGTTCAAGAAGAAGCGGCAAGCTCCTCAGAAAAGATGTATTCTGAAGACAAGCCTTCTCAACAGTGGACTTCTGAGGGACCAGACGAGTTTAGTGATTTTGGTGGCTTTATATCTAAGGCAAATAAAGAGGAGTCGAACTTTAAGCAAGACTCTGATGACTTTGCCGATTTTAGTACAGCGGACGGTATTCAGCAACCTTCTGAATGGAGTGCGTTTGATGATGATCAGGCTGGAGGTTCTTCTTCTTGGGCTGCCTTTGGTGATCAGAAGATGGAGTCTTCTACAGAGGCGGCTGATTGGCAGTCATTTAGGACAGATGTTCCCTCCAGTACTGACAACCAGGTTGTCAACACACAAAGCATCGACCTCCCTGCAGTTCCTGAATCTGAAACCTCGCTGGCTTATGAAGATTCAACGCTTGCCTTTCAGGTAATGGTTAGACCAGGGGTGGGCAAGGGGCCGCATGAGAGACCTGGATTGTTTATAATTTATTATAATTTATCACTTAATATAGAGCAGGTTTACGTATGTTGAGCAGCAGCTACATTTTGCAGTATGGCTTATTGTAACGTGTGTCCTTACCTATAGCCGAGAGTCAAAACACTATCATTTACTGCTTTTGATAACGTTAATAAATGCTGTTATCTAGCTATAATTATATTTACTAAGTATAAATGTACCGTGATCAATGCCCTTCCtcaccacatagtatgatgtccccacagctaacCCACACATAGGATTGTCACCCCCGACACACAGTAGGATTATGCACACACACAGTAGGATTGCTCCCTACACACACacgtccccacacagtatgatgctgcctatgcacagcGTACAAAGTGagttgtcaatcagtggtgtgggcggggttatacacagcccaacattcagagaactgctagatctgcagcagagaaaactgttttTAATTAGAACTGCAACACACATTAAAGTGATAAATCTCTGCAGTCAGTGTCTCCCCCACATCATTCTGCTGTGAGaatagcaaaaacatggtgacttattccctttaaagggaccctgtcagtcCATTCATGTTGCCCAAGCCACAGGTAGCATGAATCAGACCCTGGCTGCAcaattaggtatttttttttttcactgcatagCTTGTTTGAAGAGCCGCTGCAGGTGACTTGACGGTTCACTCCCTATATACATACGTGggacagacctgtcaatcaactggggTGGTGTGGAGCACCTCCCTATCACTCCAGATCTACTTTCATCTAATTTGAGTTCTCTTTTATGATTTATAATTGATAAGAAATTTACAACTGTGTTATTTGCTCctaaaaactgcagaaaattaTTCATCTCTGTGTTATATTGCAATAAATTAGCCTTGATCATTCCATACTTTTCCTTCAAAAGGAATCTAGTTGGGTTTACACAGTGATTATCCTTAAacttaagacccccatacacattactgaCGTTGGCTGCGCCCACCGATATCGGCGAACTCGGCTGACAGCCTAATGTGTAtgactcttcccccccccccccccccccccaaacagatTATCATGGGGAGATAAGGAGCCAACATGTCCGATTTCGGACCGCCAGTCCTTTAGTTTTAGGTGAGATAAGACTCCTCCAGAAGAGTCTGATAGCAGCATCTCTGGTCGGGAGAGATGGCTGTTGGCCTTTACTAACATCTGGTTATTATCTATTAATTATCTGAATTCAGTTTTTATAATAGATATGTGACAGTAAAAATTATCAATAAGTACAAGGGGGCTGGCTCACTTATAAAGCTAAGCCAGCACCATTTTCTCAGTCTATGATTTAGCAGTGATGGAGGGACAGGTTAGTTTAGCTACTCAGATAAAGCTGTGGTGCACCAATGAGTCTTCAACTTTTGAACTCCTTGGATGCTGCAGTTGTTATTGATATCCGGCACAAGATGTTCTGATTAGTCGATCACATGGGGTGCACCGTTTACCCATACAGCAGTTCGTTATGGTGCACAAGATACATATGGCTTTTGACTGACTATTGCGTCAAGATATGGAGAGAGGTTGGGTTAGCATGATAATGAATGGAGGAGCTGCTTACCCACTGTTTTCTAGGTCTGATGTCACATTAGCCCTATATATTCCACCCGAGAGCGCAGTATTTTAGATGAGGTATCATAATTCTATTAGAGCGCAGCCTCCTTTCCTATAGGCCTCATCGTGGTCTGAACATGCGGGGAGCGGCGTAGGACCACACATTGCAGAGCACACATCACATGGTGGACACTGATAAGGAAAGATTACAAAGTGGATTGTTTGCTGTGTGATACCAAATCTTATGTAGCATCGTCCGATTCACAACAATCGTACTGTGACTTTTTCTGTTTCTTTATGCAGAATCCCGTACTAAGTCGCCTGGAGCGTGTCCTCCTCGCCTGCTTTCTTCCCCCTCCTGTACCTGAAATAGATGAGAAGGTTTCACCTCTAGATCTTCTGCTATGCACAGAGCAGCAGGAGGACACCTCAAAGTCCACGACCAGGTATGATGAGGGGCCGCGCCGTGCTGCGGTCAGTACACCGAGGAGAGCGACATCGACTTTGTACACATGTGCCACAGAAGTCCCGTATAGCAGATCTGTTACCGTAATATGGCGTTGTTTTATGACAAGTCCACCGTATTTCTAGACCCAGTGCTACCAATGAAATGATGTGCAATTTGGTTCCCCCttgtaaaaaacaataaaaaaaaacaaaaccccaaaaaaacataaattattaTTCCGCATCCTcaggacagcacggtggctcagtggttagcactgtagccttgcagtgctggagttatgggttctaatcccaccttggacaacatctgcaaggaatttgtatgttctccccgtgtttgtgtgggtttcctccgggtactccggtttcctcccacattccaaagacctactgatagggaatctagattttgagccccatcggggaaagtgatgataatgtgtgcaaaatgtaaagcgctgtggaatatgttagcgctatataaaaataaagattattattataaagattattatcCCGCACGTACTGTTCCAGTAATGTCTACACCGGGGTTTGTGTGACATTGTTGTGCCATGTATGTCTGCAGCCAGTCATTGGCCACTATTGGGCGGTTACTCCTCACCGGCTACTGTTGGGCGGTTGCGCTCTCACTTCCCTGTTTTATATTCTCCCGGGTCAGCATTGAGTTGCTGCCAGTGCTCCTGGTGTCTGacgttgtctgcagcgctgatattacgttgacagcgctgcagccaatcatgagCTCTGTGGCTTGTGCCATCAACTCTGTGAGAACTGCCGCACTCTGTTATCGGCTGCTTCACTATGGATGCGATTTCCGCACTGCAGGAAAAATGAGACACTTGGAGCAGCGGCGAAGACTCAGTGCTTGAGTAAAGCTggtttgcttttttttctgtttaaacAAATGGCGCCGAAGAAGAGTTGATTTTCAAAATTAGACAAACCCTTTAATTGCACCTAACACAAAGTATAGAGGCTCCTTTCTATGAGCCTCTGCTCTATACTGGTTCCTCACCGATGGTTGACAACCGGTGGACATAAAGGCAGATGGACAATCAGTCATGGGTGATGGAATGAGCTCTCCTCACATTAAGAACCGACTTAACAAGCTGAATTTCGAGTAGGACCCATTCCCCTTCAATGCTCAAGAAAATGGAAAATGCCAGATCTGTTTCTGCTACAAACTCCCTGGGGGACGGGCCTAGCAGCTGAGCCCTGTTCCCTCCCTGGGGGGCGGGCCTCGCAGCCGAGCCCTGTTCCCTTCCCGGGGGGGCGGGCCTCGCAGCCGAGCCCTGTTGCCTTCCCGGGGGGGGGGGCGAGCCTCGCAGCCGAGCCCTGTTCCCTCCCCGGGGGGCGAGCCGAGCCCTGTTCCCTCCCCGGGGGGCGGGCCTCGCAGCCAAGCTCTGTTCCCTTCCCGGGGGCGGCGGGCCTCGCAGCTGAGCCCTGTTCCCTCCCCGGGGGGCAGGCCTCGCAGCCGAGCCCTGTTCCTCCCCTGGTGGGCGGGCCTCCCATCCGAGCTCTGTTCCCTTCCCGGGGGCAGCGGGCCTCCCAGCCGAGCTCTGTTCCCTTCCCCGGGGGGCGGGCCTCGGAGCCGAGCCCTGTTCCTCCCCGGGTGGGCGGGCCTCCCAGCCGAGCTCTGTTCCCTTCCCGGGGGCGGCGGGCCTCGCAGCCGAGCCCTGTTCCCTTCCCAGGGGCGCAGGCCTCGCAGCCGAGCCCTGTTCCCTTcggggggggtggggggtgggccTCGCAGCCGAGCCCTGTTCCCTCCCCAGGGGGGCGGGTCTCGCAGCCGAGCCCTGTTCCCTTCCAGGGGGGGCGAGCTTCGCAGCCGAGCCCTGTTCCCTTCCGGGGGGTGGGGGGTGGCGAGCCTCGCAGACGAGCCCCGTTCCCTCCCCGGGGGGGCGGGCCTCGCAGCTGAGCCCTGTTCCCTTCCCGGGTGGTGGCGGGCCTCGCAGCCGAGCCCTGTTCCCTTcggggggggtggggggtgggccTCGCAGCCGAGCCCTGTTCCCTCCCCAGGGGGGCGGGTCTCGCAGCCGAGCCCTGTTCCCTTCCAGGGGGGGCGAGCTTCGCAGCCGAGCCCTGTTCCCTTCCGGGGGGTGGGGGGTGGCGAGCCTCGCAGACGAGCCCCGTTCCCTCCCCGGGGGGGCGGGCCTCGCAGCTGAGCCCTGTTCCCTTCCCGGGTGGTGGCGGGCCTCGCAGCCGAGCCCTGTTCCCTTCCCGGGTGGTGGCGGGCCTCACAGCCGAGCCCTGTTCCCTCTCCGGGTGGTGGTTGGCCTCACAGCCGAGCCCCGTTCCCTCCCCGGGGGGCCTTATTTTCAATAAGGATAGCGCTGATTTATTTATTCTCATGCAAATTTAAAATCCACGTAACGCGGAAAAGATTGTTAGACCCTGGGGCAGAAACCATAGTGGGTAGCCACTCATGGATTTGGTACCATAGAATTGGGCTGGTCCATGGCTGACATCTGAGGCTCAGTCTCTGATCTCTGCTGTGAATGTTCGTCGATAGAAATATCTGAGCAGGTCGGATGGTGGAGACACATGCACAAAAAACATTTTACCTTTTGTGATATTTACTAGTTCTCTGCCTTCTTGCTGCAGTGATTTACTATTTCTTCTATTAATCTGACTAATGAGCAGGGGGCGGCCGGGCTGCATGTTCCCGCATTGTGAAGGCGCGGTGCAGCAGATGTGCGGTTGTCAGGCTGTGCATACAGCAGGCCTGGGCGAGCAGTGGGAGATCTAACGTGTTGGTTTTTCACAGCTTACACACAGGAGTGCTGGACATATGGGCCGAGCTGCAGGACATTCACGATGCCTACGGACTGAAGTACCAGTGGGGAGGATCTCACAGCAACAAAAAGCTCCTGCGCTCCCTAGGAATCGACACAAGGAACATAGTATGTTAGTTGTTCTGCCTGCACTATTGTCTGTTTCTACAAGCGTCAGGGCCGAATAAAGACTCTATAGGGAAGGAGCAAGCCGCCTGAGTGACCCTGCTAACTAGCCGCTCCGTGGCTGACATCATGGGCTTAGACACAAAGCTGGGGGTCAGTAATTCTTAACCCCTTTTCTATTGCCTGGGCGTCCATCCAACTGTGCGCTCTGCTGATCTTTTGTGTGGCTATAAATTGACAGTCTGGGACTCCACCACCTACATTTTCTAATAAAATCAAAGTAAAGGCATATGTAATAGGACAGTGGGTCTATGAATATACTGTGAAGTCGTTTCCATAAGAAATGGAGGGACTGCGGATGTCGGTGTAGAGAACCGCGGGATGTTGTTCCTTTCATCACAGGGTCACTCCAGTGTCAGCCAATTAAAACTTATTTTTTGTATAGAAAAGTTACCCCGACTTCTTACATACTTTTTGTATAAAttgcaagatctctgcttgctgtgatTCAGATCTGCCCTGGTCGTGTGGTGGACGCACTGCTGCACGCTGCGTTACAGTAGATGTACAGCGCTGGGTGTACGTGGCATGAATGGGGCAGATTTGTATCCACTGGAAATCCGTTACCATCCTCCCTTCATGGTGATCAACAACGGGCACTTTGGGGAGCTGCTTGATCTAAAGCATCCttctgcacactgacactgcaggaaccAAGTGCACACACACACTGTCAGGTAGTGTCCGCTTGCTACACACAGGATCACACATCAGCGAGTGGATTCTACACACAGGAGAGCTATAAGAATGCACCCACACGTACTGACACTGTGTGTGTGCACTTGGTTCCTGCAGTGTCGGTGTGTGCAAGGAagattttatctatctatctatctatctatctatcggagGAGTATACACTCTTATAGGGTCTAATTCACCTTTAGGAAGGTCTGGATGGTTCAGTTTTAGCTTTGGAGGTGATAGATTCTTTTTAAAtaacacttaaaggggtattcccatctccaagatcctatcccaatatgtagtaggtgtaacaataataatattagcaaaatacctccaactagaaatgtagtatagttcttctgtttCGCTATGTTGATTACCCCATGTgccgggcattgcagtagcttgggtatccatggttacaaccagtaAAAAACTAACTGACTGTCACTATAtgcgtggtcataaccatggatacctaagctactgcaatgcctgcatatgaggtaaaagacatagcaaatcagaagaactatactacatttctaattggaggcattttctATTTACCTACGATATATTGGGGTATGATCCTAGTGATGGGAAGACCCCTTTAAGGAATTAATGCTGAAAGTGTATTGAAAAATGTTATAACTTTCCAGTACACAGAGAATGGCCTCTTTTTTAAGGCATTGTCTAGTTTGGAGTGAAAAAAGATTATTTTAATGTGAGTAAATGTCAAATGAGGAAACTTTCTAACTCCCTTGAATTAAGAGATGTGCCCCGATCATGAGATATCGGGGTCCGGCAGATCCACTTCTGACTCCGTTTTGATCCAAGAAATGTCATCTAGTGCCGACACACGAGTGACGTGAATGAAGGGGGCTGTCTGGGacatttcaatagctaagccagccttCCTCCCATGTATGAATCTGTTACGAGGGGGGCCAGCCCCATCATACACATCACTGGTCACATGCTGATACCTTCTGTGCGGATATGGAGGTGCTGGCACTGGCGCTGACATCTCGAGATCGGGGCAGCTTTCCTAATTCAAGTATAAGTTTCATCGTTTACATTTTACACACACTAAAACATTTGTGCCAACCTGGACAACCCCATAAATAATCGCAgactttttcttttactttttgtgtatttttttttcatgattgataaccttttgtttttattattgacAGCTCTTCACAGGCAATAAGAAGCAGCCTGTCATTGTCCCCATGTATGCAGCGGGTCTGGTAAGCTGGCAAAATTACCAACTTATTATGATTGGTAGtactgactgttgtgtgtgtgtatatatgtgtatgtatgtacgtatgtatgtatgtgtgtgtgtgtatatatatatatatatatatatatatatatatatatatatatatatatatatatatatatatatatatatatatatatatatatatatatatatataatatattacacagtacagaccaaaagtttggacacacctcatttaaagatttttctgtattttcatgactatgaaaattgtgcattcacactgaaggcatcaaaactatgaattaacacatgtggaattatatacttaacaaaagtgtgaaacaactgaaaatatgtcttatattctaggttcttcaaagtagccaccttttgctttgatgactgctttgcacactcttggcattctcttgatgagcttcaagaggtagtcaccgggaatggtcttccaacaatcttgaaggagttcccagagatgcttagcacttgttggcccttttgccttcactctgcggtccagctcaccccaaaccatcttgattgggttcaggtttggtgactggggaggccaggtcatctggcgtagcaccctatcactctccttcttggtcaaatagcccttacacagcctggaggtgtgtttggggtcattgtcctgttgaaaaataaatgatggtccaactaaacgcaaaccggatggaatagcatgccgctgcaagatgctgtggtagccatgctggttcagtatgcctccaattttgaataaatctccaacagtgtcaccagcaaagcacccccacaccatcacacctcctcctccatgcttcacggtgggaaccaggcatgtagagtccatccgttcaccttttctgcatcgcacaaagtcacggtggttgaaaccaaagatctcaaatttggactcatcagaccaaagcacagatttccactggtctaatgtccattcatggtgactacctcttgaagctcatcaaga is a window of Ranitomeya variabilis isolate aRanVar5 chromosome 2, aRanVar5.hap1, whole genome shotgun sequence DNA encoding:
- the AFTPH gene encoding aftiphilin isoform X1, with amino-acid sequence MEPEIIRMYSSSPPPLDNVADDDDDDGFGEFGGFSDVNNSGIGFTDFDSVGYPKTREDFIPSKHFLPIHDYSDNVNNLSSLTSINTSENISEIGISKKGPCSVFETNIHHDATQFNVAALDNKGNSGENAKYINSETHHTCVDNDDLVSRSQEQIVSTCNGDKIHSLENLTNGFAAVDSDNPQGLQNLDIVGHTKGIKSISSHSTDLSIDFSPPSPGDEFADFATFSSRSHVDLGEARMQELKYSHEGQAQSINVSSESSRFEHGSVSAAMEVPEDPFSQEEIEEPDPFALDGDPPHEKVLTALESNISDSMHSLDTKNTSNLTQSRKEEEQTINKMSSLSLDESLETSKDVGKTELDSDMESGHSVKVSREVFDAFGDFDSAPPVTDNVTLDKKHIHEPLELPVEVNEDEFGLFEDTNVAVQEEAASSSEKMYSEDKPSQQWTSEGPDEFSDFGGFISKANKEESNFKQDSDDFADFSTADGIQQPSEWSAFDDDQAGGSSSWAAFGDQKMESSTEAADWQSFRTDVPSSTDNQVVNTQSIDLPAVPESETSLAYEDSTLAFQNPVLSRLERVLLACFLPPPVPEIDEKVSPLDLLLCTEQQEDTSKSTTSLHTGVLDIWAELQDIHDAYGLKYQWGGSHSNKKLLRSLGIDTRNILFTGNKKQPVIVPMYAAGLGMLEPTKEPLKPLSAAEKIASIGQSSPGPPDDSICSSDQLQESLPPVQFDWSSSGLTNPLDASGGSTLLNLDFFGPVDDSGFNSTTTIPGVDPELYALTTAKVECSNASSKVTDAFARLMSTAETTSTSARKPRRDENLSEEAAKVIASLPDLSFMHAKVLMFPVSLTPLSNSQDKAD
- the AFTPH gene encoding aftiphilin isoform X2, with the protein product MEPEIIRMYSSSPPPLDNVADDDDDDGFGEFGGFSDVNNSGIGFTDFDSVGYPKTREDFIPSKHFLPIHDYSDNVNNLSSLTSINTSENISEIGISKKGPCSVFETNIHHDATQFNVAALDNKGNSGENAKYINSETHHTCVDNDDLVSRSQEQIVSTCNGDKIHSLENLTNGFAAVDSDNPQGLQNLDIVGHTKGIKSISSHSTDLSIDFSPPSPGDEFADFATFSSRSHVDLGEARMQELKYSHEGQAQSINVSSESSRFEHGSVSAAMEVPEDPFSQEEIEEPDPFALDGDPPHEKVLTALESNISDSMHSLDTKNTSNLTQSRKEEEQTINKMSSLSLDESLETSKDVGKTELDSDMESGHSVKVSREVFDAFGDFDSAPPVTDNVTLDKKHIHEPLELPVEVNEDEFGLFEDTNVAVQEEAASSSEKMYSEDKPSQQWTSEGPDEFSDFGGFISKANKEESNFKQDSDDFADFSTADGIQQPSEWSAFDDDQAGGSSSWAAFGDQKMESSTEAADWQSFRTDVPSSTDNQVVNTQSIDLPAVPESETSLAYEDSTLAFQNPVLSRLERVLLACFLPPPVPEIDEKVSPLDLLLCTEQQEDTSKSTTSLHTGVLDIWAELQDIHDAYGLKYQWGGSHSNKKLLRSLGIDTRNILFTGNKKQPVIVPMYAAGLGMLEPTKEPLKPLSAAEKIASIGQSSPGPPDDSICSSDQLQESLPPVQFDWSSSGLTNPLDGVDPELYALTTAKVECSNASSKVTDAFARLMSTAETTSTSARKPRRDENLSEEAAKVIASLPDLSFMHAKVLMFPVSLTPLSNSQDKAD